A single region of the Acuticoccus sediminis genome encodes:
- a CDS encoding sensor histidine kinase, which yields MRISHSIFLVGAIPIVVAVAIAVAALVLLTQVERARNGASLAGSIYRNALTASHARDEYLAAQPDERAASAQAFAAATHAAKDEFDALGGFVSDPTHLRAVDDAENALERLTRLMDRLIAVTEANDARVADMAERAGRLVGLADEARRRQHVSNAELAATLGRNDQRLQLTRRVVDDAHALRTVASDLERRRLAPGAAIATQRIRLEFSRLSRAAAQLQSRLDEAGDAEARSELQSLANSYASTVEASPAGDADEKSAQQLIDWIDTLAKTNKTESDSLQAEVAELLTYSIEASETDQATQNIATEMLKVAEQTGRALAARDFDAIASAMSASRSLSERIATLPISPLIQTEMLDDSTAWRAGLATTAEDLKQQSELVGDMEAVGSAMLESVGSLNDLLIAHAQRIWSLARNILIGAAVLGLILAAALGFAVARSITRPLSRLQQEMLGLVDGTHSGAIAGAERHDELGDMARATTHFVTELTRREADMQSAKDAAHAALADLKRTQANLIQAEKLASLGQLVAGVAHEINTPLGVALTTATTMGPEVERFRTAAESGRLSRSVLDNFVERMGEGARLAASNLQRAANLVHSFKQVAVDQASGDRRTFRVAEWLDDLLVSLGPVLKKAGHRVVVRCPDDIEIDSYPGALGQVLTNLIVNALSHAYPPATHGTLTLAVTAPDAAALRIAFSDDGRGIAPEHQARVFDPFFTTGRSSGNTGLGLHIVYNLVTGRLGGRIALSSEAGAGTTFVIDLPRRAPLERAEPQSPNPAR from the coding sequence ATGCGGATCAGTCACAGCATCTTCCTGGTCGGAGCGATCCCCATCGTCGTCGCGGTGGCGATCGCCGTGGCCGCGCTCGTGCTCCTCACCCAGGTCGAGCGCGCCCGCAACGGCGCCAGCCTCGCCGGTTCGATCTACCGCAACGCACTGACCGCCTCCCACGCCCGCGACGAGTACCTCGCCGCCCAGCCCGACGAGCGGGCCGCCAGCGCTCAGGCCTTCGCCGCCGCGACACACGCGGCCAAGGACGAATTCGACGCGCTCGGCGGCTTCGTCAGCGATCCGACCCACCTTCGCGCGGTGGACGACGCCGAGAATGCGCTCGAGCGGCTGACGCGCCTGATGGACCGGCTGATCGCCGTGACGGAGGCCAACGACGCGCGCGTCGCCGACATGGCCGAGCGCGCCGGGCGCCTCGTCGGCCTCGCAGACGAGGCGCGCCGGCGGCAGCACGTCTCGAACGCGGAGCTCGCGGCGACGCTCGGCCGCAACGACCAGCGGCTCCAGCTCACGCGCCGCGTGGTCGACGATGCGCACGCCCTCCGCACCGTCGCGAGCGACCTCGAGCGGCGACGCCTGGCGCCGGGCGCCGCCATCGCGACGCAGCGCATCCGGCTCGAATTCTCGCGCCTCTCACGCGCTGCGGCGCAGCTACAGTCGCGGCTCGACGAGGCCGGCGACGCGGAGGCGCGCAGCGAGCTTCAGTCGCTCGCGAACAGCTACGCCAGCACGGTGGAGGCGAGCCCCGCCGGCGACGCGGACGAGAAGAGCGCGCAGCAGCTCATCGACTGGATCGACACCCTCGCCAAGACCAACAAGACCGAGAGCGACTCGCTCCAGGCCGAGGTCGCCGAGCTCCTGACCTATTCCATCGAGGCGAGCGAGACCGACCAGGCGACGCAGAATATCGCCACCGAGATGCTGAAGGTCGCCGAGCAGACCGGCCGCGCCCTCGCCGCGCGCGACTTCGACGCGATCGCCTCCGCCATGTCGGCGAGCCGCAGCCTCTCCGAGCGCATCGCCACCCTGCCGATCTCCCCGCTCATACAGACCGAGATGCTGGACGATTCGACCGCCTGGCGGGCCGGCCTCGCCACCACGGCGGAGGACCTCAAGCAGCAGAGCGAGCTCGTCGGCGACATGGAGGCGGTCGGCAGCGCGATGCTGGAATCGGTCGGCTCGCTCAACGACCTCCTGATCGCCCACGCGCAGCGGATCTGGAGCCTCGCCCGCAACATCCTGATCGGCGCGGCCGTCCTCGGCCTCATCCTAGCCGCGGCGCTCGGCTTCGCCGTCGCCCGCTCCATCACCCGACCGCTCAGCCGGCTGCAGCAGGAGATGCTCGGCCTCGTCGACGGCACGCACAGCGGCGCGATCGCCGGCGCCGAGCGCCACGACGAGCTCGGCGACATGGCCCGCGCCACCACCCACTTCGTCACCGAGCTCACCCGGCGCGAGGCGGACATGCAGAGCGCAAAGGACGCCGCCCACGCCGCGCTGGCGGACCTGAAGCGGACCCAGGCCAACCTCATCCAGGCGGAAAAACTCGCCTCCCTCGGCCAGCTCGTCGCCGGCGTCGCGCACGAGATCAACACCCCGCTCGGCGTCGCCCTCACCACCGCGACGACGATGGGTCCGGAGGTCGAGCGTTTCCGCACCGCCGCCGAGAGCGGACGCCTGTCGCGCTCGGTTCTCGACAACTTCGTCGAGCGCATGGGGGAGGGGGCGCGTCTCGCGGCCAGCAACCTGCAGCGGGCGGCGAACCTCGTGCACAGCTTCAAGCAGGTGGCGGTCGACCAGGCGAGCGGCGACCGGCGCACCTTCCGCGTCGCGGAGTGGCTCGACGACCTCCTCGTCAGCCTGGGGCCCGTCCTGAAGAAGGCGGGGCACCGGGTCGTCGTGCGCTGCCCGGACGACATCGAGATCGATTCCTATCCCGGCGCGCTGGGCCAGGTGCTGACGAACCTCATCGTCAACGCGTTGTCGCACGCGTACCCGCCCGCGACGCACGGCACCCTGACGCTCGCCGTCACCGCTCCGGACGCGGCCGCGCTGCGCATCGCGTTCAGCGACGACGGGCGCGGGATCGCCCCGGAGCATCAGGCGCGGGTGTTCGACCCGTTCTTCACCACCGGGCGAAGCTCCGGCAACACCGGCCTCGGCCTCCACATCGTCTACAACCTCGTGACCGGACGCCTCGGCGGGCGCATCGCGCTGTCCAGCGAGGCGGGCGCCGGGACCACATTCGTCATCGACCTGCCGCGCCGGGCGCCGCTCGAGCGGGCCGAGCCCCAGTCCCCCAACCCCGCCAGGTGA
- a CDS encoding response regulator: MNSATLNPATVPDSQVDTATVVVVDDDAATRAMLADYLEDNGLKVVCCDGGPALRAILATTRPSLVVLDLNMPGEDGLSLIRFLKATGDVPIIMLTASASLVDRVVGLELGADDYIAKPCELRELLARIRSVLRRSGSIREEGVPLPAAPATPNRTVRFGTKSLDLDARVLVDGEGIEHALTASEFQLLKAFAEHPRRVLSRERLLELAQARDAEAFDRAIDVRITRIRRKVEPDPRRPRVIKTVRGGGYVFTPEA, translated from the coding sequence ATGAACAGCGCCACTCTCAACCCGGCGACCGTGCCGGACAGCCAGGTCGACACCGCGACCGTCGTCGTCGTCGACGACGACGCGGCGACGCGCGCGATGCTCGCCGACTATCTCGAGGACAACGGCCTCAAGGTCGTGTGCTGCGACGGGGGACCGGCACTGCGGGCCATCCTCGCCACGACGCGGCCCTCGCTGGTGGTGCTCGACCTCAACATGCCGGGCGAGGACGGCCTCTCGCTGATCCGCTTCCTGAAGGCGACCGGCGACGTGCCGATCATCATGCTGACGGCCTCGGCGAGCCTCGTCGACCGCGTCGTCGGGCTGGAGCTCGGCGCGGACGACTACATCGCCAAGCCGTGCGAGCTGCGCGAGCTTCTCGCCCGCATCCGCTCCGTTCTGCGCCGCTCGGGCAGCATCCGGGAGGAGGGCGTCCCTCTGCCGGCGGCGCCGGCGACGCCGAACCGCACGGTGCGATTCGGCACGAAGAGCCTCGACCTCGACGCGCGCGTCCTCGTCGACGGCGAGGGGATCGAGCATGCGTTGACCGCCTCGGAGTTTCAGCTCCTCAAGGCGTTCGCCGAGCATCCGCGCCGCGTCCTGTCGCGCGAACGGCTCCTCGAACTCGCCCAGGCGCGCGACGCGGAGGCCTTCGACCGCGCGATCGACGTGCGCATCACCCGCATCCGCCGCAAGGTCGAGCCCGACCCGCGCCGGCCGCGCGTCATCAAGACGGTGCGCGGCGGCGGCTACGTCTTCACCCCCGAGGCGTGA
- a CDS encoding sensor histidine kinase: MEPSPVDADDQFISIIDNPPEDVQAGTPPWKVAIIDDDSAVHDGTRFALQNFRLNGRGLEFHSAASAAAGRDLLRDQPDVAVILLDVVMESDEAGLDLVDYVRRELSNEAVRIILRTGQPGHAPEQRIVVDYDINDYKAKTELTAEKLFTTMTAALRSYEQLQRQTRMRQGLEVIVGASATLHRARTLREIGETALRQIARLVDSGPSGLFLADTQVTGDLSVVAGEGRYRGIVSTAALEARHPSLARAVDAALVGRGTFCTDGVCVGHVPMSNRNVVMAFDLDHQLCEADETLIAVFLARLATALDNVTLYEALEEANAVLEQKVIERSAALTATNQRLEAQTAELRRVNAFKNELLGIVAHDLKNPLSVIQGRTEILTEILGEAGDRAHHQLRAIRNSADRLAAIIDERLAEVRRDAPEMTLRPRDFDVLALVERIAEANSAHASRKRQTLAISGDTALMVHADEDRIADAVDNLLSNAVKYSPVGSTVGVSVVREGPEAVVRVTDSGPGIAAADRARLFHPFQRLSASPTHGESSTGLGLYSAKRIVDLHGGRIGLERSVEGEGGGSTFFLSLPLAPVPR; encoded by the coding sequence GTGGAACCCTCTCCGGTCGATGCCGACGATCAGTTCATCTCCATCATCGACAATCCGCCGGAGGACGTGCAGGCGGGGACGCCTCCGTGGAAGGTGGCGATCATCGATGACGACAGCGCCGTCCACGACGGCACGCGCTTCGCGCTGCAGAACTTCCGGCTGAACGGACGGGGACTCGAGTTCCACTCGGCGGCGTCGGCGGCGGCGGGCCGCGACCTGCTGCGCGACCAGCCGGACGTCGCCGTCATCCTCCTCGATGTCGTGATGGAGAGCGATGAGGCGGGGCTCGACCTCGTCGACTACGTGCGCCGCGAGCTCTCCAACGAGGCCGTGCGCATCATCCTGCGGACGGGCCAGCCGGGCCACGCGCCCGAGCAGCGGATCGTCGTCGACTACGACATCAACGACTACAAGGCCAAGACCGAGCTCACCGCCGAGAAGCTCTTCACCACCATGACGGCCGCACTGCGCAGCTACGAGCAGCTTCAGCGCCAGACGCGCATGCGCCAGGGCCTCGAGGTGATCGTCGGCGCCTCGGCGACGCTCCATCGCGCGCGCACCCTGCGCGAAATCGGCGAGACGGCGCTCCGCCAGATCGCGCGGCTCGTCGATTCGGGGCCCTCGGGCCTCTTCCTCGCCGACACGCAGGTGACCGGCGACCTCTCCGTCGTCGCCGGGGAGGGACGCTACCGGGGCATCGTCTCGACAGCGGCGCTCGAGGCGCGACACCCGTCGCTCGCGCGTGCGGTCGACGCGGCGCTGGTCGGGCGCGGGACCTTCTGCACCGACGGCGTGTGCGTCGGGCACGTGCCGATGAGCAACCGCAACGTGGTGATGGCGTTCGACCTCGACCACCAGCTCTGCGAGGCCGACGAGACGCTGATCGCCGTCTTCCTCGCGCGCCTCGCGACCGCGCTCGACAACGTCACCCTCTACGAGGCGCTCGAAGAGGCGAACGCGGTTCTGGAACAGAAGGTGATCGAGCGTTCGGCCGCGCTGACCGCCACGAACCAGCGGCTCGAGGCGCAGACGGCGGAGCTGCGCCGCGTCAACGCCTTCAAGAACGAGCTGCTCGGCATCGTCGCCCACGACCTCAAGAATCCGCTCTCGGTGATCCAGGGCCGGACGGAGATCCTCACCGAGATCCTCGGCGAGGCCGGCGACCGGGCGCACCATCAGCTCAGGGCGATCCGCAACAGCGCCGACCGCCTCGCCGCGATCATCGACGAGCGCCTCGCCGAGGTGCGCCGCGACGCGCCGGAGATGACCCTGCGGCCGCGCGACTTCGACGTCCTGGCCCTCGTCGAGCGGATCGCGGAGGCCAACAGCGCGCACGCCAGCCGCAAGCGCCAGACGCTCGCGATCTCGGGCGACACGGCGCTGATGGTCCACGCCGACGAGGACCGCATCGCCGACGCGGTCGACAACCTCCTCAGCAACGCCGTGAAGTACAGCCCCGTCGGCAGCACGGTCGGCGTATCGGTCGTGCGGGAGGGGCCGGAGGCGGTGGTCAGGGTGACCGACAGCGGTCCCGGCATCGCGGCGGCGGACCGCGCGCGCCTGTTCCACCCGTTCCAGCGCCTGTCGGCGAGCCCGACCCATGGCGAGAGCTCGACCGGGCTCGGCCTCTACAGCGCCAAGCGGATCGTCGACCTGCACGGTGGGCGGATCGGCCTCGAACGCAGCGTCGAGGGGGAGGGGGGCGGCAGCACCTTCTTCCTGTCCCTCCCGCTCGCCCCGGTACCGCGATGA
- a CDS encoding sulfotransferase domain-containing protein: MNASSPLAPRKQRELHNHHFDSTIWNNFRFRDDDIIIGTYAKSGTTWTQQIIGQLIFNGATDIDVGELSPWLDLRVPPQAVKLAAVEAQTHRRFLKTHLPVDALVFSPKAKYIYIGRDGRDVLFSLYNHHANANATFYAALNDTPGRVGPPIEPPPASIREYFTDWLERDGHPFWPFWENIRSWWDVRDLPNVLLVHFAELKADMPGQIRRIAEFLDIAIDETRWPAILEHCSFEYMKDHADRSAPLGGALWDGGARTFIHKGTNGRWRDVLTPADIEAYESRALENLGPRCAAWLATGKL; this comes from the coding sequence GTGAACGCGTCATCGCCCCTCGCGCCGAGAAAGCAGCGTGAACTCCATAATCATCACTTTGATTCAACGATCTGGAACAATTTCCGGTTTCGCGACGACGACATCATCATCGGCACCTACGCCAAGTCGGGCACGACCTGGACGCAGCAGATCATCGGCCAGCTCATCTTCAACGGCGCCACCGACATCGACGTGGGCGAGCTGTCGCCCTGGCTCGACCTGCGCGTGCCGCCGCAGGCGGTCAAGCTCGCCGCCGTGGAGGCCCAGACGCACCGCCGGTTCCTGAAGACGCACCTGCCGGTCGACGCGCTCGTCTTCTCGCCGAAGGCCAAGTACATCTACATCGGCCGGGACGGGCGGGACGTGCTGTTCAGCCTGTACAATCACCACGCCAACGCCAATGCGACCTTCTACGCCGCGCTGAACGACACGCCCGGCCGCGTCGGGCCGCCGATCGAGCCGCCGCCGGCCTCGATCCGCGAGTATTTCACCGACTGGCTGGAGCGTGACGGGCATCCGTTCTGGCCGTTCTGGGAGAATATCCGCTCGTGGTGGGACGTGCGCGACCTGCCCAACGTGCTCCTGGTCCACTTCGCCGAGCTGAAGGCCGACATGCCCGGCCAGATCCGCCGCATCGCCGAGTTCCTCGACATCGCGATCGACGAGACGCGCTGGCCCGCGATCCTCGAGCATTGCAGCTTCGAGTACATGAAGGACCACGCCGACCGGAGCGCCCCGCTCGGCGGCGCGCTCTGGGACGGCGGCGCCAGGACGTTCATCCACAAGGGCACCAACGGCCGCTGGCGCGACGTCCTCACGCCGGCCGACATCGAGGCCTACGAGAGCCGCGCCCTCGAGAACCTCGGCCCCCGGTGCGCCGCGTGGCTCGCGACGGGCAAGCTCTGA
- a CDS encoding threonine/serine ThrE exporter family protein — MTAETRPPADIDGIGHFVLRTGRLLLVYGASAEHVRRRVEEIAAGLGVGAELFINGERLLLSVSSSETYRTRIGRPIAGMGIDVGRFDALEKIAAEVTAGRIDFAEADRRIDALEQSAGLHPGWLVALAVGGTAASLVRLFGGDWPVVAAAFATGVLNTAFRRYFAGRHAHPVVAAFATAFLSGLAGALMLRAVPDVSPIMCLVAAGMILVPGVPLINGVGDLAAGHTGVGLFRLVTATVTVLAIGFALILAAMAVGDPLPVEIASLSIPLWQDFAFAGLASVGYAMLFNVPGRAVLACVLCGGVSHGVRTILLGAGLDLALGTLVAAFVAGLLARLSGRWLAMPWTTFAFAGTVAMIPGSFAFRAAAGGLHIMAEGARASPALVAETLSLVITTVFLTVSVGVGLVLSSLGRKQM; from the coding sequence ATGACCGCCGAGACCCGCCCTCCCGCCGATATCGACGGCATCGGCCATTTCGTCCTGCGCACCGGGCGCCTCCTCCTCGTCTACGGGGCGAGCGCGGAGCATGTGCGGCGGCGTGTCGAGGAGATCGCCGCAGGGCTCGGGGTCGGCGCGGAGCTCTTCATCAACGGCGAGCGCCTCCTCCTCAGCGTCTCGTCCTCGGAGACCTACCGCACGCGGATCGGCCGGCCCATCGCCGGGATGGGCATCGACGTCGGCCGCTTCGACGCGCTGGAGAAGATCGCCGCCGAGGTGACGGCCGGACGGATCGACTTCGCCGAGGCGGACCGCCGGATCGACGCGCTGGAGCAGTCCGCCGGCTTGCATCCCGGCTGGCTGGTCGCTCTCGCGGTCGGCGGCACAGCCGCCTCTCTGGTACGGCTCTTCGGCGGGGACTGGCCGGTCGTCGCGGCCGCGTTCGCGACCGGCGTCCTCAACACCGCTTTCCGCCGGTACTTCGCAGGACGGCACGCGCACCCGGTGGTCGCCGCCTTCGCGACCGCGTTCCTCAGCGGCCTCGCCGGGGCGCTCATGCTGCGGGCAGTGCCCGACGTGTCGCCGATCATGTGCCTCGTGGCCGCCGGGATGATCCTCGTCCCGGGCGTGCCGCTCATCAACGGCGTCGGTGACCTCGCGGCGGGGCATACCGGCGTCGGCCTCTTCCGTCTGGTGACGGCGACCGTCACGGTACTGGCGATCGGCTTTGCGCTGATCCTCGCGGCGATGGCAGTGGGCGATCCGCTGCCGGTGGAGATCGCCAGCCTCTCGATCCCGCTGTGGCAGGATTTCGCCTTCGCGGGGCTGGCGTCGGTCGGCTACGCGATGCTCTTCAACGTGCCGGGGCGGGCGGTGCTGGCGTGCGTCCTGTGCGGCGGCGTCAGCCACGGCGTGCGCACCATACTCCTCGGCGCCGGGCTCGACCTCGCGCTCGGGACGCTCGTCGCGGCGTTCGTGGCCGGCCTCCTCGCCCGCCTGTCCGGTCGCTGGCTGGCGATGCCGTGGACGACCTTCGCCTTCGCCGGCACGGTGGCGATGATCCCGGGCTCGTTCGCCTTCCGCGCCGCGGCGGGCGGGCTCCACATCATGGCCGAGGGCGCCCGCGCCTCGCCGGCGCTGGTCGCGGAGACGCTGTCGCTGGTGATCACGACCGTGTTCCTCACCGTCTCGGTCGGTGTCGGCCTCGTCCTCTCCTCGCTCGGCCGCAAGCAGATGTGA